DNA sequence from the Geothermobacter hydrogeniphilus genome:
AGGATCATCTCGCGTACCGCCATGATCCGCTCAGCCTCGAAGAACATGTGCTCGGTCCGGCAGAGGCCGATCCCCTCGGCACCGAAGGCGCGCGCCACCCGGGCGTCATGGGGCGTGTCGGCGTTGGTGCGCACCCGCAGGCGGCGGGTGTTGTCGACCCATTCCATCAGCTGCGAGAAATCCCCGGTCAGCTCCGGGTCAACGGTCGGCACCTTGCCCTTCATCACCTCGCCGGTGGAGCCGTCGAGGGTGATCAGCTCGCCCTTTTTCAGGGTCAGGCCGCTGAGCGTGGTCAGGGTCTCGGCCCGGTAGTCGACCTTGATGTCGCCGCAACCGGAGACACAGCACTTGCCCATGCCGCGCGCCACCACCGCGGCGTGCGAGGTCATGCCGCCGCGGGCGGTGAGGATCCCCTGGGCGGCGTTCATGCCGTGGATATCCTCGGGGCTGGTCTCGACCCGTACCAGGATCACCTTGTGCCCGCCCTTCGCCGCCTCCTCGGCTTCGTCGGCGGTGAAGACGATCTCACCGCAGGCGGCCCCGGGAGAGGCCGGCAACCCTTTGGCGATCACCTCGCGCGGCGCGGCCGGATCGAGGGTCGGGTGCAGCAGCTGATCGAGCTGTTCCGGCTCGACCCGCATAATCGCTTCCTGCTGGCTGATCAGCCCTTCGTTGACCATGTCGACGGCGATCTTGACCGCCGCCCTGGCCGTCCGCTTGCCGCTGCGGGTCTGCAGCATGTAGAGCTTGTGTTTTTCGATAGTGAACTCGATATCCTGCATGTCGCGGTAGTGGGATTCGAGGATATTCTTGATCTTCACCAGCTGCGCGTAGCATTCCGGCAGCACCTCTTCCATCGACGGCAGCTCGCTGTCGCCGCCGTCCCTGTTGATCGGCTGCGGGGTGCGGATACCGGCCACCACGTCCTCGCCCTGGGCGTTGACCAGGAACTCGCCGTAGAAGATCTTCTCGCCGGTGGAGGGATCGCGGGTGAAGGCGACGCCGGTGGCGCAGTCATCCCCCATGTTGCCGAACACCATCGACTGCACGGTGACCGCGGTTCCCCACTCGGCGGGGATATTGTTCAGCCGCCGGTAGGTGATCGCCCGCGGGTTCATCCAGCTGCCAAAGACCGCGCCGATGGCGCCCCAGAGCTGATCCTGCGGATCAAGCGGGAAGTCATGTCCCAACTCCTCCTTGACCCGGTTCTTGAAGCGGGCCACCAGCTCCCGCAGGTCGGCGGCAGTCAGGTCGGTGTCCTGGGCGACGCCGCGCTGCTCCTTCATCTGCTCGAGCAGATGTTCGAGGATGTCACCGTCCATGCCGAGGACGACGTTGCTGTACATCTGGATGAAACGCCGGTAGGAATCATAGGCGAAGCGCTCGTCGCCGCTCTGGGCGATGATCCCCTTGACGGTTTCGTCGTTGAGACCGAGGTTGAGGACGGTATCCATCATCCCCGGCATCGAGGCACGGGCCCCGGAACGAACCGAGACCAGCAGCGGGTTGGACGGGTCACCGAACTTCTTGCCCATCAGCTCCTCGACCTTGACGAGGTTGCGGGCCACTTCCTCACGCAATCCGGCAGGATAGGCGCGGTCGTTCTTGTAGAATTCGGTGCAGACCTCGGTCGTGAGGGTGAAACCGGCCGGCACCGGCAGCCCGATACTGGTCATTTCCGCCAGGTTGGCTCCCTTGCCGCCGAGCAGGTTGCGCATGTCACCGCGACCTTCAGCTTCCCCGTTGCCGAAGAAATAGACGTACTTCGTACTCATGACAACTCCTCCAGAAGTTACGGGGCAAAGCCCCAGGTTGAGAAATTTCCCCAAACAAACTAGATGCCTGCATGACAGACAGACAAAATCAGAAAAATTCTTTTGGCCGCCAAGGCGCCAAGGACACCAAGCAAAACAAAGACTTTATTAACGCAGAGGCGGAGAGACAGAGAGGGAACCTTCAGGGCTCAAGGTTTAAAACCGATTCCGGATTTTTCTCTCCGGTTCCGTGACTCTGTGTCTCTCCGTTAAAATCGATTTTGACTTTCTTGGTGCTCTTGGTGCCTTGGCGGCTCATGATTATGCCCCTAAAGGCAAACGCCCGAATCAGGAGATTCGGGCGAAGTCGGCAATTCCGGCAAACAGTTCAGCAACCATGGTCAGCAGGGCGAGGCGATTGGTCTTGACCGCCGCGTTCTCGGCCATAACCATGACGCCGTCGAAGAAGGCGTCGACCGCCGGTCGCAACCCGGCGATAGTCTGCAGGGCGGCCGCGTAATCCCCATTCGCGACCTGCTCCGCCACCCGCTGCGCCGCCAGTTGCTGCGCCGCCAGCAGATCTCCCTCGCATTGCGATTCGAACAGGGCCGGGTCGACAGCCGCCTCGGTCCCGCCCTTGATGATATTGACCACCCGCTTGAAGGCAACCGCCAGCGGCTCGAAATCCGCCTGTCCCTTGAGGGCGGCAAGCGCCTCGATCCGCGCCCAGGCATCGAGCGGATCATCGAAACCGGCGGCCAGCACCGCGTCAACCACGTCGGCCGGAACCTCTCCCTGCATATTCTGGAAGCGGCCGCGGAAGAACGCCAGCACGTCATTCACGACCTCGTCCGCAGGACGGGTCAGTTTCTCGCCGAGCAGCCCGACACCCCGGCCGATCAGCTCGGCGAGGGACAGGCGGTAACCCCGGTCCTGCAGAATGTTGAGCACCCCAATGGCGCTGCGCCGCAGGGCATAGGGGTCGGCGCTGCCGGTCGGAATCAGGCCGACGCCGAAACAGCCGCAGATGGTGTCGATCTTGTCGGCGATGGAGACAAAGGCGCCGACAGAGTCCGTGGGCAGATCGCCGCCCGCCTCGATCGGCAGGTAATGCTCGTAGATGGCCGTCGCGACCCGCTCATCCTCCCCCTCAAGCCGGGCATATTCGCAACCCATGACTCCCTGCAGTTCGGGGAACTCGTAGACCATGCCGGTCTCGAGATCGCACTTGGCCAGCAGCGCGGCGCGCTCGGTCTGCGCCACCGCCTCCGGCTCGAACTGCTCGGCGAGGCCTCTGGCGAGGGCGGTAAACCGCATCACCTTCTCGTAACTGGTGCCGAGCTTCTGCTGGTAGACCACCTTCTTCAGTGCTTCGAGGCGGGTTTCCAGCTTGACCTTCTGATCCTCGGTCCAGAAGAACATGGCATCCGAGAGCCGCGCGCGCAGCACCCGCTCATTTCCCCGGGCGACCACCGAGAGATCCTCGGCGCGGGTGTTGGAAACGGTGATGAAATTCGGCAGCAGCCTGCCGTCAGCATCGCTGACGGTGAAGTAACGCTGGTGCTCGCGCATGCTGGTCACCAGCAGTTCTCGCGGCAGCTGCAGGTAGTCCGCTTCGAAGCCGCCGGCCACCGGGGTCGGATCCTCGACCAGGTAGGTGATCTCGTCAAGCAGTTTCTCATCGAGATTGACCACACCGCCGATCGCCTCGGCGGCCTGCTTAACGCCGTCGGCAATCAGCGCCCGGCGTTTCTCCGGGTCGGCGATGACGAACCGCTTTTCCAGTTCGGCCAGCCACTGCTCGCAGCCGCTGACGGTGAAACTCTCCGGGGCCATGAAACGGTGACCGCGCGACTGATCGCCGCTGGTCAGATTGCCGAAACCAAAAGGCACCACCCGGCCGTCGTAGAGGGCGACGATCCAGTGGACCGGGCGGGCGAAACGGACGTCGAGATCCTTCCAGCGCATCGACTTGCGAAACGGCAGGCCGGTCACCGTGCGTTCGAGAATCTCCGGCAGCAGGTCGCAGGTCGGTTTGCCCTCGATCACCTTGTCGATGGCGACGTAGGCGCCCTTGTCGGTCTCGATGGTGCCGAGATCAGAGACATCGACCCCGTTGCTGCGGGCGAAGCCGAGCGCGGCCCTGGTCGGCTTGCCGTCGGCATCGAAGGCGACCTTCAGCGAAGGACCGGTCAGTTTCAGCTCCTGGCGCGGGGTTTCGGCGGCCAGGTCGGCAACGGCGATGGCGATGCGCCGCGGCGTGGCAAAGGTGCGGATGGCACCACAGGCCAGCCCGGCGGCAGCGAACTCCTTACGTAACAGCCGTTCAAGATCACGCCGGGCGGGGTTCAGAAATCCGGCCGGGATCTCTTCGGTACCGATTTCAAGAAAAAGTTCAGAGGACATGTATGAAAACTCCGGGAGTCAGGAGTCAGGAACCAGGAGCTGAAACCGGAAGACCGGCAGCTTGAGCCCTGGATGCCGACCAACTTATTTTTTCAGCAGGGGATAACCCATCTTTTCACGCTGCTTGACGTAGCACTCGGCGCAGGCCCGGGAGAGGTTGCGCACCCGGCCGATGTAGTGGGCGCGCTCGGTCACCGAGATCGCCCCGCGGGCGTCGAGCAGGTTGAAGGCATGCGACGACTTGAGGACGAAGTCGTAGGCCGGGAAGACCAGCTCCGCCTCGGCCAGCCGCAGGCACTCCTTTTCGTACATGTCGAACAGCGTGAAGAGCATCGCCGTATCGGCCTGCTCGAAATTGTAGTGGGAGAACTCCACCTCGGTCTGGTGGTGGACATCACCGTATTTCAGGCCGCCGCCCCAGTCGAGGTCGTAGACGTTGTCGACCCCCTGCAGGTACATGGCGATCCGCTCGATACCGTAGGTGATTTCACCCGAAACCGGCTTCAGGTCGATGCCGCCGACCTGCTGGAAGTAGGTGAACTGGGTGATCTCCATGCCGTCCAGCCAGACCTCCCAGCCGAGCCCCCAGGCGCCGAGGGTCGGCGACTCCCAGTCATCCTCGACAAAGCGGATGTCATGCTGGGCCGGGTTGAGGCCGAAGCTTTTGAGCGAATTGAGGTAGAGCTCCTGGATATCCTCCGGGGCCGGCTTGAGAATCACCTGGAACTGGTAGTAGTGCTGCAGCCGGTTCGGGTTTTCGCCGTAACGACCGTCGGTCGGCCGTCGGGACGGCTCGACATAGGCGACCTTCCACGGTTCGGGGCCCAGGGAACGCAAAAAGGTCGCCGGATGAAAGGTTCCGGCGCCCTTTTCCATATCATAGGGCTGCTGGATGATGCAGCCCTGTTCCGCCCAGTAGTTCTGCAGGGCGAGGATCAGATTCTGAAAGGTCACGACTCCTCCAAGTGCTGCCGGCAGCGGGACCGCCGGATAGTATACTGTATACAGTTTTTCAAGGGGGCATCATTCTAACCCGCGCCCCGGGGGGTGTCAAGAATGACCGCCCCCATCGGACGGCCGCGGCGCCGCCGGCAGGGGTTCCAGGCGATCAAGGAATTCCCGGCTTTTGATCCTCCGCGGCAGCTGCGCATCGAGGGCCGCGGTACAGAGCGGCGCCCCCTCGCCGAGGGTGGTGGCGCCGAGATGGAAACCGGCGAATCGGTCGGCGGGTGTCTCCCGGCAGCGGGCCAGGCTGCCGAGGGTCGCCAGCGAGACCGGTCGTGCGCCCGGCACCCGGCAAACCGGGCAGAGACTGCCGCCCTGCTCGGCGCTGAAATGCACCTGCTCCGGCAGCGCTCCGCCGCAGACCGCGCAATGCAGCAGGTGCGGCTCGTGCCCCGAGAGCCGCAGCAGCCGCAGCTCCAGCAGCAGCCGGTACTCGGCGCAGCCGCCGTCGACATCGAGCTGGTCGAGCAGAGACTTCAGCATCGCATAGACCTCCGGATGCGCGCCCCCCTCGCCGAACAGCGCCGTCACCAGTTCACAGCCGTAGGCGGCCAGCGCCAGCGCCTTCAGGTCTCGCCGCAACCCGTCCCGCAGGTCGAGCAGTTCGGCCTCCTGCAGGTTGAGCAGGGAGGAATTGGGCCGCTGCCGCCAAATCAGCCGCACGCCGGAAAAAGGCTCCAGCGCCGCCCCGAAACGCTTGCGGCTCTTGCGCGCCCCGCGCGCGAACCCCTTCAGCAGTCCCTGCTCCGGAGTGAAGAAGGTGACGATACGGTCGCTCTCACCGTAGTCGATATGCTGCAGGATGATGGCGTCGCTTTTCTGCGGGTGCATGGGGAACCGGTCCGGATTGAGGATTGTGATGTTCTCAAGAGAAAACACGTGCAGCTTTTTTGAGAACAAACATAAAGAGAGTTGTCCGCCCCTCCCCCCTACTTCAGATACTGGATAAACATCGTCGCGGTGGCGAAATAGATCAGGATGCCGGTGATATCGTTGGCGGTCTGGACGAAGGGGGTGGCGGCGATGGCGGGATCGACGCCGATTTTCTTGAAGAAGGTCGGGGCGAGGACGCCCATGGTGGCGGCGACACTCATGGCGACGGTCATCGCCAGGCCGACCACCATGCCGAGATAGGGATTGTGATGCCATCCCCAGGCGACCAGGCCGACGGTCAGGCCGCAGACCACGCCCATGATCATGCCGACCCGCATTTCCTTGAAGAGCACCTTGCGCAGGGTGGTCATGTCGATCTTGCCGGTGGCGAAGCCGCGCACAACGATGGTCGCCGACTGACCGCCGACATTGCCGCCCATGCCGGTGATGACCGGGATGAAGGAGATCAGGGCGATGACATCCTTGATGGTGACCTTGAACAGCCACATCAGGTAACCGGTCGCGACCCCGCCGAAGAGGTTGGTGATCAGCCACGGCAGCCGCAGCCGGGCGATCTTGAAGGCCTGGTTGCCGAGCAGCAGCTCCTCCTCGTTGGCGCCGGCCATCTTGTAGATATCCTCGGTCGCCTCTTCGCGGATGACGTCGATGACATCGTCGACGGTGATCAGACCCATCAGCTTGTTGCTCTCGTCGACAACCGGCACGGCGAGGATGTTGTACTTCTCGACTACCCGCGCGACCTCCTCCTGGTCCATGTCGGTACGGACGCTGATGACGTCGCGGATCATCACGTCGCGCAGCACGGTGGCGGGCGAGACGGTCAGCAGCTGGCGCAGCGACAGCACCCCGACCAGGTGGTTGTGCTCATCGGTGACATAAAGATAGAAGACCATCTCGACATCGTCGGCCTTCTGGATCGAACCGATCGCCTCCTTGACGGTCAGATCCTCGCGCAGCGAGAAGATCTCGGTCGACATGATGCCGCCCGCACTGTCCTCCTCGTACTGCAGCAGTCCCTCGATCTCCTCCGAATCCTCATCCTTCATCAAGTTGAGAACTTCGGCGGCGAGATCCTCCGGCAGGTTCTGGACGATGTCGGCGGCATCGTCGTAGGGCATGTTCTGCAGGATGATGCTGATCTGCACCCCGGTCAGCTGTTCCAGCAGCCGGGCGCTGAAGGCGTGATCGAGCTCGGCCAGCACCTCGCCCGCCACCTCGGGTTCACGGATCAGGTTGAACAGCTCCTGCTGCTCCTTCGGGTCGAGATAGCGATAGAGATGAGCGATGTCGGCGGGGTGAATCTTGCCGAGCAGTCGGGAGATATTCTGGGTGGCACCACGCCGCAGCAGGCGGCGGATGGTTTCGAGGAGTCGCTGCAGTTTCGGTTCCATGTGAAGAAGGCCTCCTCGAAGAAGGGATGATCCCCGGCCTCAGCCTCAGGGGGCGGTGTCACAAGCGTGTCAATCTAACACCACCCCTCCGAGCTGTCAATTGCCCTCGGTCGGCGGCAGGCCGGGAGTTCCGGCCCCTGAAGAGGGCGGCGGAACCTGTACCCCTCGCGGCTGCCCCGGCCGGGCCTGGCCGGGCCTGCCGGGGGCCACCCGGCGGTTTCCGGAACGGGGCGGCTCGAAAACGAACTCCCATTCCCGGTAGCTGGCGGCATCGGCGAATTTCTCGTATTCCTTGGCAAAGCCGTCCTTCTTGAACGGCACCTGCTTGCTGTCGCTGCGCACTCCCTTGATCCGGCCGCCGGAACGTTTATCTTTAATGATCACGAAGTCCTCTCCGGTCATCGGATCCTTGTACAGCTTGCGGATATGCCTGACGGTGCCGGGGAAACGCGGGTCTTTAAGCAGGTCTTCGAGGGAGGAGGGCAGCAGCCCGGTCTTGCCGCCGTGCTTGACGCTGAAGTAGCTCTCGATCGCCCGCCGGTACTGGTCCCCGCGAAACAGCAGCTCCTGCTCCTTGGCCCGCTGCACCACGGTGCGCCAGGTCGAGCCGGCGATCCCCATGCTCAACCCCATGATCACCACCATCACCAGGACAATCATCAGGGTGATGCCATGCTGGTTGCGCAGCGGACGGATTCTTTTATCGACAGACGTTCGCATAACGTCGAACAGGATACCCCATGACGGGACGCAGGGCAAAAAGAACCACGGGCTCTCACAGCTCATACAGAATTTCAGAAGTAAAAACTGATTTTGAGACTTTTTTGAGAACCGTCTGGTAGAATCAGACCTGAATCAGTGGGTTCAGGCCGGATGAAAGAGTGTAAGGGCTTGACCTGAATGTGATTTTCAAAAATCTGAGCCGCACCCACAGGTTCGCCGGTGATTTTTGGAAAGTGCAGGCGGGGTCAATGACTTGTGCTGTTTGCCGGCAATGAAGTCACTGATTCAAGCACAGGCATAGGCAAATCATTTCGTGACCTTGGAGGGAGTGTGATGCTTCTGGACGTGACCCTGGAATCCGCAAGCCTGCTGATGGTTGCCTTCATGGCGTACAAGATTCTGCAGATCAATGCTGACCCGACCTTTCACGGGCAGCCGGGACTCGGTTCCATCGTCACCGGAACCCTCCTGATCGGGGTCGCCCTGCTGCTGGATATCTCGGACAATTTCACGCGCCTGAGCTTTCTGCTTACGGCCGGGGACACATCCACCGAAGCTTTCCTTGAAAAAACGGCTTACCTGTGCGGCTACGCCTTCCTCGCCCGGGGATTCTGGAAATGGCTTCCCATCCTGCAGGAACGACAGCGTCTCAGGGGAGTACTGTCCGAGCAGAACAAGGTCCCGTTTCAGACCCGGCAATCACTGCAGATCCAGGGAAACCTCTCCGAAGCCATCACCGCGTCCATCGACGACGCCATCTTCATGATCAGCAGACGGGGAGAAATTTCCTTCTGCAACCCGGCCGCGACCAGGCTGTTTTCCCATAACGACGGAACAGCTCACCCCCTGTCCTTCAACTCGGTGTTCTCACCCTCCGGCACAGACCGGAAAGCCACCGAAGGCTTTAACGCCCTGCGCGATGACAGCAGCAGAGGGAGCTGGAAAACGGTCGAAGCCATCGCCGAAAGGCCGGGTGGAGAAAAATTCCCGGTCGAACTCTCGACCTCCGTGGTCGGTTTCAGTGACGACTGGAACAGACTTTGCGTCGCCCGTGACATAAGTGCCAGAAAACGCCTGGAGGCCGAAAACAACGAACTGCTCAGACAGCTGCGGCATGGACAGAAGATGGAAGCCCTCGGCCTGCTGGCGGGCGGCATCGCCCATGATTTCAACAATATCCTGTCCGCCATCATCGGCTACAGCGAAGTCGCCCTGACCTGTATCAAGGACAACCCGACCGCGAAAAAAAGCATCGAAGAAATCCTCAGGGCGGGTGAGCGGGCGGCAGATCTTATCAAACGGATCTCCACCTTCAGCAACAATCAGGAAACCGAACTGACCCCCATGAGCCTGTCCCCGGTGTTGAAGGAAACCG
Encoded proteins:
- the ppdK gene encoding pyruvate, phosphate dikinase — translated: MSTKYVYFFGNGEAEGRGDMRNLLGGKGANLAEMTSIGLPVPAGFTLTTEVCTEFYKNDRAYPAGLREEVARNLVKVEELMGKKFGDPSNPLLVSVRSGARASMPGMMDTVLNLGLNDETVKGIIAQSGDERFAYDSYRRFIQMYSNVVLGMDGDILEHLLEQMKEQRGVAQDTDLTAADLRELVARFKNRVKEELGHDFPLDPQDQLWGAIGAVFGSWMNPRAITYRRLNNIPAEWGTAVTVQSMVFGNMGDDCATGVAFTRDPSTGEKIFYGEFLVNAQGEDVVAGIRTPQPINRDGGDSELPSMEEVLPECYAQLVKIKNILESHYRDMQDIEFTIEKHKLYMLQTRSGKRTARAAVKIAVDMVNEGLISQQEAIMRVEPEQLDQLLHPTLDPAAPREVIAKGLPASPGAACGEIVFTADEAEEAAKGGHKVILVRVETSPEDIHGMNAAQGILTARGGMTSHAAVVARGMGKCCVSGCGDIKVDYRAETLTTLSGLTLKKGELITLDGSTGEVMKGKVPTVDPELTGDFSQLMEWVDNTRRLRVRTNADTPHDARVARAFGAEGIGLCRTEHMFFEAERIMAVREMILAADLDGRQRALEKIMPMQKGDFIGLFREMKGLPVTIRLLDPPLHEFLPQTDAEIDELAAEMRVSAATLKTKVESLHEFNPMLGHRGCRLAVTFPEIYDMQVRAIMEAACELIKNEGFSIVPEIMIPLVGEVKELAILRANAVRVADAVIAEYGVEVEYLIGTMIELPRAALTADVIAGEADFFSFGTNDLTQTTYGLSRDDSGRFLPFYIEQEIYATDPFVALDQEGVGQLVKMGCEKGRQARPDIKLGICGEHGGEPSSVIFCHNIGLDYVSCSPYRVPIARLAAAQGVLLES
- the glyS gene encoding glycine--tRNA ligase subunit beta; amino-acid sequence: MSSELFLEIGTEEIPAGFLNPARRDLERLLRKEFAAAGLACGAIRTFATPRRIAIAVADLAAETPRQELKLTGPSLKVAFDADGKPTRAALGFARSNGVDVSDLGTIETDKGAYVAIDKVIEGKPTCDLLPEILERTVTGLPFRKSMRWKDLDVRFARPVHWIVALYDGRVVPFGFGNLTSGDQSRGHRFMAPESFTVSGCEQWLAELEKRFVIADPEKRRALIADGVKQAAEAIGGVVNLDEKLLDEITYLVEDPTPVAGGFEADYLQLPRELLVTSMREHQRYFTVSDADGRLLPNFITVSNTRAEDLSVVARGNERVLRARLSDAMFFWTEDQKVKLETRLEALKKVVYQQKLGTSYEKVMRFTALARGLAEQFEPEAVAQTERAALLAKCDLETGMVYEFPELQGVMGCEYARLEGEDERVATAIYEHYLPIEAGGDLPTDSVGAFVSIADKIDTICGCFGVGLIPTGSADPYALRRSAIGVLNILQDRGYRLSLAELIGRGVGLLGEKLTRPADEVVNDVLAFFRGRFQNMQGEVPADVVDAVLAAGFDDPLDAWARIEALAALKGQADFEPLAVAFKRVVNIIKGGTEAAVDPALFESQCEGDLLAAQQLAAQRVAEQVANGDYAAALQTIAGLRPAVDAFFDGVMVMAENAAVKTNRLALLTMVAELFAGIADFARIS
- the glyQ gene encoding glycine--tRNA ligase subunit alpha, producing MTFQNLILALQNYWAEQGCIIQQPYDMEKGAGTFHPATFLRSLGPEPWKVAYVEPSRRPTDGRYGENPNRLQHYYQFQVILKPAPEDIQELYLNSLKSFGLNPAQHDIRFVEDDWESPTLGAWGLGWEVWLDGMEITQFTYFQQVGGIDLKPVSGEITYGIERIAMYLQGVDNVYDLDWGGGLKYGDVHHQTEVEFSHYNFEQADTAMLFTLFDMYEKECLRLAEAELVFPAYDFVLKSSHAFNLLDARGAISVTERAHYIGRVRNLSRACAECYVKQREKMGYPLLKK
- the recO gene encoding DNA repair protein RecO, with amino-acid sequence MHPQKSDAIILQHIDYGESDRIVTFFTPEQGLLKGFARGARKSRKRFGAALEPFSGVRLIWRQRPNSSLLNLQEAELLDLRDGLRRDLKALALAAYGCELVTALFGEGGAHPEVYAMLKSLLDQLDVDGGCAEYRLLLELRLLRLSGHEPHLLHCAVCGGALPEQVHFSAEQGGSLCPVCRVPGARPVSLATLGSLARCRETPADRFAGFHLGATTLGEGAPLCTAALDAQLPRRIKSREFLDRLEPLPAAPRPSDGGGHS
- the mgtE gene encoding magnesium transporter — protein: MEPKLQRLLETIRRLLRRGATQNISRLLGKIHPADIAHLYRYLDPKEQQELFNLIREPEVAGEVLAELDHAFSARLLEQLTGVQISIILQNMPYDDAADIVQNLPEDLAAEVLNLMKDEDSEEIEGLLQYEEDSAGGIMSTEIFSLREDLTVKEAIGSIQKADDVEMVFYLYVTDEHNHLVGVLSLRQLLTVSPATVLRDVMIRDVISVRTDMDQEEVARVVEKYNILAVPVVDESNKLMGLITVDDVIDVIREEATEDIYKMAGANEEELLLGNQAFKIARLRLPWLITNLFGGVATGYLMWLFKVTIKDVIALISFIPVITGMGGNVGGQSATIVVRGFATGKIDMTTLRKVLFKEMRVGMIMGVVCGLTVGLVAWGWHHNPYLGMVVGLAMTVAMSVAATMGVLAPTFFKKIGVDPAIAATPFVQTANDITGILIYFATATMFIQYLK
- a CDS encoding type II secretion system protein, translated to MRTSVDKRIRPLRNQHGITLMIVLVMVVIMGLSMGIAGSTWRTVVQRAKEQELLFRGDQYRRAIESYFSVKHGGKTGLLPSSLEDLLKDPRFPGTVRHIRKLYKDPMTGEDFVIIKDKRSGGRIKGVRSDSKQVPFKKDGFAKEYEKFADAASYREWEFVFEPPRSGNRRVAPGRPGQARPGQPRGVQVPPPSSGAGTPGLPPTEGN